A window of Paraburkholderia sp. ZP32-5 genomic DNA:
TCAGCTTCAGCGACAGCGCCGCAACCGCATCGTCGAGGTGATGCAGCTTGGTCGCACCGACGATCGGCGCGGTAATCGGCTGCTTCTGCAACACCCACGCTAGCGCGACCTGTGCGCGCGGCACGCCGCGTTCCTTCGCAATCTCGCTGACGCGTTCGACGATGCGCCGGTCCGCGTCCTGAGTCTGCGCGTAAAGCGTGCGGCCGAATGCGTCGGTTTCCGAGCGCGCGCTTTCGGTGTCCCAGTCGCGCGTCAAACGGCCGCGCGCAAGCGGACTCCACGGAATCACGCCGATGCCTTCGCTTTCGCACAGCGGCAGCATTTCGCGCTCTTCCTCGCGATACAGCAGATTCACATAGTTCTGCATCGTCACGAAACGCGTCCAGCCGTTGCTTTCGGCCACGTGCAGCGCCTTTGCGAACTGCCATGCGTACATCGACGATGCGCCGATATAACGCGCCTTGCCAGCCTTCACGACATCGTGCAGCGCTTCCATGGTTTCTTCGATCGGCGTGCCGTAGTCCCAGCGATGGATCTGGTACAGATCCACGTAGTCCGTGCCGAGACGCCGCAGGCTGTGATCGATTTCCGCCATGATCGCCTTGCGCGACAGGCCCGCGCCGTTCGGGCCCGGACGCATGCGGCTATTGACCTTGGTGGCCAGCACGATTTCATCGCGCTTGGCAAAATCCTTGAGCGCGCGGCCGACGATTTCCTCGCTGGTGCCGTCCGAATAGACGTTCGCAGTATCGAAGAAATTGATGCCGTGATCGAGCGCCTGCTTGATGAACGGGCGCGCGGCTTCGTCGTCGAGCGACCAGGGGTGCGTGCCGCGCGACGGCACACCATAGCTCATGCAACCGAGACAAATCCGCGAGACATCCAGACCGGTGCGGCCGAGTTTCACATAATCCATCGTGATGCTCCTGTGGTGAAGCGCATGAAGACGCTGCGTGGGGAGAACTATCGATTATAGGGAAACATCGGGCGGAACGTCGCCAGCGGCGGCAGTAGCTTTCAAAAGCAATGCGCCCGCGCGGCGATCGCGCGGGCGCATCACGACCAATGCCGCGGCTGACCGGTCGAGCTTAGTGCTGTGTGTTAGTGCTGCGTGGGCCGATACGGCGTCCACACAGGCGTGTCGCTATCCCAGTGATCGAGTTCTGACGGTGCCATGATGTGCTCCTTGATAAAGAGTGTTCAAGCCTTGCCGTAACGACGATTTCTCGTGGAATCCAGTCGTTATGGTGGCGGTGTGCGGATCGATACGTGAGCGGCTTATTGGCCCTTGGCGACGCGCGTCACGTCGTTATCGTTGCCTTCTTGCAGCGCGATGCGGGCGGCTTGCGTTTGCCCGATCAGGCCTTTGTCCGGATACGACGTGCGATTGAGCGCGGGCAACGAGCCGTCGCGATACGCGGCGACCAGTTCCGCTTTGACTTCGGCGCGCGTTTTCGTGCTCGCTGTCGGCGCTGGTTGCGTGTCATACGTGCCGGCGCGGCCAATACCGCCGCCGCCTTGCGCGAATGCGGGAGCACTGACGAGCAGCGAGAGGGCGAGGCCTGCGAGCAGATTGCGTTTCATGATTCACTCCTGTCGATTCGTTGGCAGCGCATCGGGCGCTGCGACAGGGTGAAATGTAGACTTCGGCACAGTGCGGATAAATCGCACTTTCACGAAATGAATTGTCGCGATTCCGGAACAATCGCGGAAAAGGCCTTGCTGGAAGGGGTTATTGCGTTGACGCGGAGGTATTGGCGCGCAACCTGGAATTCATTGTTTCAATTGCTGTACTTCTTTTGCACTACCCGAGTGCGTGTGAATAGGTGCTTCGCACTCGGGTAGCTCATCCGCGGCACGATCTGTTCGATTGCTTATGCAACCCACTCGGTCACCATCGGCGTATCGAGTGCCGGCGCCGACTCGCGCTCTTCGAATGTGCGCTGCGTGCAGGCCGCGTCGAGACTGCCGCGTCCGCTCAACAACGGGCAACGATCGAACACCTCCGCGATCCAGTCTACGAAAACGCGGACT
This region includes:
- a CDS encoding aldo/keto reductase: MDYVKLGRTGLDVSRICLGCMSYGVPSRGTHPWSLDDEAARPFIKQALDHGINFFDTANVYSDGTSEEIVGRALKDFAKRDEIVLATKVNSRMRPGPNGAGLSRKAIMAEIDHSLRRLGTDYVDLYQIHRWDYGTPIEETMEALHDVVKAGKARYIGASSMYAWQFAKALHVAESNGWTRFVTMQNYVNLLYREEEREMLPLCESEGIGVIPWSPLARGRLTRDWDTESARSETDAFGRTLYAQTQDADRRIVERVSEIAKERGVPRAQVALAWVLQKQPITAPIVGATKLHHLDDAVAALSLKLTEDEIRRLEELYVPHAVSGFQ
- a CDS encoding DUF4148 domain-containing protein; translated protein: MKRNLLAGLALSLLVSAPAFAQGGGGIGRAGTYDTQPAPTASTKTRAEVKAELVAAYRDGSLPALNRTSYPDKGLIGQTQAARIALQEGNDNDVTRVAKGQ